Proteins from a genomic interval of Aquila chrysaetos chrysaetos chromosome 20, bAquChr1.4, whole genome shotgun sequence:
- the DCAF1 gene encoding DDB1- and CUL4-associated factor 1 isoform X8 gives MTSGSGHVDSKAELTALLEQWEKEHGSGQDMVPILTRMSELIEKETEEYRKGDPDPFDDRHPGRADPECMLGHLLRILFKNDDFMNALVNAYVMTSREPPLNTAACRLLLDIMPGLETAVVFQEKEGIVENLFKWAREADQPLRTYATGLLGGAMENQDIAANYRDENSQLVALVLRRLRELQVTEMTTKQENKRPSPRKVPSDPLLPLDEEAVDMDYGEMAVDGEQEEVSGDMEISFHLDSSHKTSSRVNSATKLDDGGLRKSKSGKQHERDGFRKAKQKLGFSASEPERMFVELSNSSWSEMSPWVIGTNYTLYPLTPAIEQRLILQYLTPLGEYQELLPIFMQLGSRELMMYYIDLKRTNDVLLTFEALKHLASLLLHNKFATEFVAHGGVQKLLEIPRPSMAATGVSMCLYYLSYNQDAMERVCMHPHNVLSDVVNYTLWLMECSHASGCCHATMFFSICFSFRAVLELFDRHDGLRRLVNLISTLEILNLEDQGALLSDDEIFASRQTGKHTCMALRRYFEAHLAIKLEQVKQSLQRTEGGILVHPQPPYKACSYTHEQIVEMMEFLIEYGPAQLYWEPAEVFLKLSCVQLMLQLISIACNWKTYYARNDTVRYALDVLAILTVVPKIQLQLAEPVDVLDEAGSTVSTVGISIILGVAEGEFFIHDAEIQKSALQIIINCVCGPDNRISSIGKFISGTPRRKLPQAPKSSEHTLAKMWNVVQSNNGIKVLLSLLSIKMPITDADQIRALACKALVGLSRSSTVRQIISKLPLFSSCQIQQLMKEPVLQDKRSEHVKFCKYAAELIERVSGKPLLIGTDVSLARLQKADVVAQSRITFPEKELLLLIRNHLISKGLGETASVLTKEADLPMTAASHSSAFTPVAAAASPVTLPRTPRIANGISARLSSHASVGSTAASVHAQARPSASQGPLALPGPSYASNSPLIGRISFVRERPSPCNGRKIRVLRQKSDHGAYSQSPAIKKQLDRHLPSPPTLDSIITEYLREQHARCKNPVATCPPFSLFTPHQCPEPKQRRQAPTNFTSRLTRRAAFPKYGGVDGGCFDRHLIFSRFRPISVFREANEDESGFTCCAFSARERFLMLGTCTGQLKLYNVFSGQEEASYNCHNSAITHLEPSRDGSLLLTSATWSQPLSALWGMKSVFDMKHSFPDDHYVEFSKHSQDRVIGTKGDIAHIYDIQTGNKLLTLFNPDLANNYKKNCATFNPTDDLVLNDGVLWDVRSAQAIHKFDKFNMTISGVFHPNGLEVIVNTEIWDLRTFHLLHTVPALDQCRVVFNYTGTVMYGAMLQADDEDDLLEERMRSPFGSSFRTFNATDYKPIATIDVKRNIFDLCTDSKDCYLAVIENQGSMDAMNMDTVCRLYEVGRQRLAEDEEDEEEDQLTSPFSKECQKN, from the exons GATGTCCGAGCTGATTGAGAAAGAGACTGAAGAGTACCGCAAAGGGGATCCAGACCCATTTGATGACCGACACCCAG GTCGAGCGGACCCAGAGTGCATGCTTGGTCACTTACTGAGGATACTTTTCAAGAATGATGATTTCATGAACGCG CTAGTGAATGCTTATGTGATGACAAGCAGAGAACCTCCATTAAACACTGCTGCCTGCCGACTTCTTCTGGATATCATGCCGGGACTGGAAACAGCTGTTGTCTTTCAGGAAAAG GAAGGCATAGTTGAAAATCTCTTCAAGTGGGCGCGAGAGGCTGATCAGCCACTAAGGACATATGCAACGGGGCTGTTAGGAGGAGCTATGGAAAACCAAGATATTGCTGCAAATTACAGGGACGAGAACTCACAATTG gTGGCTTTGGTGCTTCGACGGCTACGAGAGTTACAGGTTACTGAAATGactacaaaacaagaaaacaagcgTCCCAGTCCTCGGAAAGTGCCATCAGATCCTCTGCTGCCTCTAGATGAAGAGGCTGTGGATATGGATTATGGGGAGATGGCAGTAGATGGAGAGCAAGAGGAGGTTTCTGGTGATATGGAGATCTCCTTTCATCTTGATTCAAGTCACAAGACCAGTAGCAGAGTAAACTCTGCTACAAAGCTAGATGATGGGGgactgagaaaaagcaaatcagGGAAACAGCATGAAAGAGATGGCTTCCGGAAGGCCAAGCAAAAGCTGGGCTTCTCTGCTTCGGAACCAGAGCGGATGTTTGTTGAACTGTCCAACAGCAGCTGGTCTGAAATGTCCCCGTGGGTGATTGGCACTAATTATACACTTTACCCTTTGACTCCCGCCATAGAGCAGAGGCTAATTCTTCAGTACCTGACTCCCTTAGGGGAGTACCAAGAG CTACTACCCATCTTTATGCAACTGGGATCAAGGGAGCTGATGATGTACTACATTGATTTGAAGCGAACCAACGATGTGCTGCTCACTTTTGAAGCCCTTAAG CATTTGGCATCATTGCTGCTGCACAACAAGTTTGCAACGGAGTTTGTTGCTCATGGAGGAGTGCAAAAGTTGCTGGAGATTCCTCGTCCTTCCATGGCAGCAACAGGGGTCTCCATGTGCTTATATTATTTGTCTTACAATCAAGATGCCATGGAGAGG GTGTGCATGCACCCCCATAATGTGCTTTCAGATGTAGTAAACTATACCTTATGGCTAATGGAGTGCTCCCATGCCTCGGGCTGCTGCCATGCTACCATGTTCTTCTCCATTTGCTTCTCCTTCCGTGCTGTCCTGGAGCTCTTTGACAGGCATGATGGCCTTCGACGCCTGGTTAACCTG ATAAGCACTCTTGAGATCTTAAACCTGGAAGACCAAGGAGCCCTCCTGAGTGATGATGAGATCTTTGCCAGTCGCCAGACTGGGAAACACACCTGCATGGCCTTGCGTAGATACTTTGAGGCTCACCTTGCTATCAAACTTGAACAGGTGAAGCAGTCACTCCAGCGTACTGAAGGAGGCATTCTGGTCCATCCACAGCCCCCCTACAAG GCCTGTTCGTATACACATGAGCAGATTGTAGAGATGATGGAGTTCCTGATAGAGTATGGTCCAGCACAGCTCTACTGGGAGCCAgcagaagtttttcttaaattgtcTTGTGTCCAACTCATGCTTCAGCTCATTTCCATAGCATGCAACTGGAAGACTTACTATGCAAG GAATGACACAGTACGGTATGCTTTGGATGTACTAGCTATCCTGACTGTGGTTCCTAAGATCCAGTTGCAGCTGGCAGAACCTGTGGATGTGTTAGATGAAGCTGGATCTACTGTTTCCACTGTGG GTATTAGTATCATCCTTGGAGTTGCTGAGGGTGAATTTTTCATCCATGATGCTGAGATTCAGAAATCAGCCCTTCAGATCATCATCAATTGTGTATGTGGCCCAGACAATCGGATCTCCAGTATTGGCAAATTCATCTCTGGAACTCCTCGGCGAAAGCTTCCTCAGGCCCCCAAGAGCAGTGAGCACACGTTAGCTAAGATGTGGAATGTGGTACAGTCCAACAATGGCATCAAAGTGCTGCTGTCATTGCTCTCTATAAAGATGCCAATCACAGACGCAGATCAGATCCGAGCATTAGCCTGCAAAGCCTTGGTGGGGCTCTCACGGAGCAGTACTGTCCGGCAGATTATCAGCAAGCTTCCCCTCTTCAGCAGCTGTCAAATTCAGCAGCTGATGAAAGAACCAGTGCTTCAGGACAAGCGCAGCGAGCATGTGAAGTTCTGCAAATACGCTGCTGAGCTGATAGAGCGTGTCTCGGGGAAGCCATTGCTGATTGGCACAGACGTCTCTCTGGCTCGGTTGCAAAAAGCTGATGTGGTGGCCCAATCAAGGATCACGTTTCCTGagaaggagctgctgctcctgatTCGGAACCATCTCATCTCTAAGGGCCTAGGAGAAACTGCATCTGTCCTCACTAAAGAGGCTGACCTACCCATGACTGCAGCATCTCATTCATCTGCCTTCACCCCTGTTGCGgctgctgcctctcctgtgACCCTGCCTCGCACTCCTCGCATAGCTAACGGCATCTCAGCCCGTTTGAGTAGCCACGCTTCTGTAGGTTCCACTGCCGCCTCTGTCCATGCTCAGGCAAGGCCATCTGCATCCCAAGGTCCACTTGCCCTTCCAGGCCCTTCTTATGCCAGCAACTCTCCTCTGATTGGCAGGATTAGCTTTGTCAGGGAGAGGCCATCTCCCTGCAATGGCAGAAAAATCAGAGTGTTGCGACAAAAATCGGACCATGGCGCCTACAGCCAGAGCCCAGCTATCAAAAAGCAGCTGGACAGAcaccttccttccccacccacGCTGGACAGTATAATCACAGAGTACCTTAGGGAGCAGCATGCCCGCTGCAAGAACCCTGTTGCCACCTgtccccctttctctctctttactCCCCACCAGTGTCCTGAGCCAAAACAGAGGCGCCAAGCGCCAACTAACTTTACCTCACGGCTGACCCGCAGGGCAGCCTTTCCGAAGTACGGAGGGGTGGATGGTGGCTGCTTTGATAGACACCTTATATTTAGcag GTTCCGTCCAATTTCTGTGTTCAGGGAAGCAAATGAGGATGAGAGTGGCTTTACCTGTTGTGCGTTTTCTGCAAGAGAACGATTCTTAATGCTGGGTACTTGCACGGGGCAGTTGAAACTCTATAACGTATTCAGTGGACAGGAGGAGGCCAGTTACAACTGCCATAACTCTGCCATCACGCACCTTGAGCCATCCAGG GATGGATCTTTATTGCTGACATCTGCTACGTGGAGCCAACCTCTGTCTGCATTGTGGGGAATGAAGTCTGTCTTTGATATGAA GCATTCCTTCCCTGATGACCACTACGTGGAGTTCAGCAAGCACTCTCAGGATAGGGTCATTGGCACAAAAGGAGACATTGCCCAT ATCTATGATATTCAGACTGGCAACAAGCTATTGACTCTGTTTAACCCAGATCTTGCCAACAACTACAAGAAGAACTGTGCCACCTTTAACCCCACTGATGACCTTGTCCTAAATGATGGTGTCCTCTGGGATGTCAGATCGGCACAAGCCATCCACAAGTTTGACAAATTCAACATGACCATCAGTGGTGTTTTCCATCCCAATGGGCTAGAGGTCATAGTCAACACAGAAATT TGGGACCTCCGAACTTTCCATTTGTTACACACAGTACCTGCACTGGATCAGTGTCGTGTGGTCTTCAACTATACTGGCACAGTTATGTATGGAG CTATGTTGCAGGCAGATGACGAAGATGACCTTCTGGAGGAGAGAATGAGAAGTCCTTTTGGCTCTTCTTTCAGGACATTTAATGCAACTGATTATAAACCTATAG CTACCATAGATGTAAAGCGGAATATCTTTGACTTGTGCACAGACAGCAAGGACTGCTATCTGGCTGTCATTGAG AATCAAGGGAGCATGGATGCCATGAACATGGATACAGTTTGCAGACTGTATGAAGTGGGCAGGCAGCGTTTGGCAGAAgatgaagaggatgaagaagaaGATCAG CTGACTTCACCTTTTTCCAAAGAATGCCAGAAG AACTGA
- the DCAF1 gene encoding DDB1- and CUL4-associated factor 1 isoform X1, with the protein MTSGSGHVDSKAELTALLEQWEKEHGSGQDMVPILTRMSELIEKETEEYRKGDPDPFDDRHPGRADPECMLGHLLRILFKNDDFMNALVNAYVMTSREPPLNTAACRLLLDIMPGLETAVVFQEKEGIVENLFKWAREADQPLRTYATGLLGGAMENQDIAANYRDENSQLVALVLRRLRELQVTEMTTKQENKRPSPRKVPSDPLLPLDEEAVDMDYGEMAVDGEQEEVSGDMEISFHLDSSHKTSSRVNSATKLDDGGLRKSKSGKQHERDGFRKAKQKLGFSASEPERMFVELSNSSWSEMSPWVIGTNYTLYPLTPAIEQRLILQYLTPLGEYQELLPIFMQLGSRELMMYYIDLKRTNDVLLTFEALKHLASLLLHNKFATEFVAHGGVQKLLEIPRPSMAATGVSMCLYYLSYNQDAMERVCMHPHNVLSDVVNYTLWLMECSHASGCCHATMFFSICFSFRAVLELFDRHDGLRRLVNLISTLEILNLEDQGALLSDDEIFASRQTGKHTCMALRRYFEAHLAIKLEQVKQSLQRTEGGILVHPQPPYKACSYTHEQIVEMMEFLIEYGPAQLYWEPAEVFLKLSCVQLMLQLISIACNWKTYYARNDTVRYALDVLAILTVVPKIQLQLAEPVDVLDEAGSTVSTVGISIILGVAEGEFFIHDAEIQKSALQIIINCVCGPDNRISSIGKFISGTPRRKLPQAPKSSEHTLAKMWNVVQSNNGIKVLLSLLSIKMPITDADQIRALACKALVGLSRSSTVRQIISKLPLFSSCQIQQLMKEPVLQDKRSEHVKFCKYAAELIERVSGKPLLIGTDVSLARLQKADVVAQSRITFPEKELLLLIRNHLISKGLGETASVLTKEADLPMTAASHSSAFTPVAAAASPVTLPRTPRIANGISARLSSHASVGSTAASVHAQARPSASQGPLALPGPSYASNSPLIGRISFVRERPSPCNGRKIRVLRQKSDHGAYSQSPAIKKQLDRHLPSPPTLDSIITEYLREQHARCKNPVATCPPFSLFTPHQCPEPKQRRQAPTNFTSRLTRRAAFPKYGGVDGGCFDRHLIFSRFRPISVFREANEDESGFTCCAFSARERFLMLGTCTGQLKLYNVFSGQEEASYNCHNSAITHLEPSRDGSLLLTSATWSQPLSALWGMKSVFDMKHSFPDDHYVEFSKHSQDRVIGTKGDIAHIYDIQTGNKLLTLFNPDLANNYKKNCATFNPTDDLVLNDGVLWDVRSAQAIHKFDKFNMTISGVFHPNGLEVIVNTEIWDLRTFHLLHTVPALDQCRVVFNYTGTVMYGAMLQADDEDDLLEERMRSPFGSSFRTFNATDYKPIATIDVKRNIFDLCTDSKDCYLAVIENQGSMDAMNMDTVCRLYEVGRQRLAEDEEDEEEDQLTSPFSKECQKEEEEQEEEDDDEDDDDTDDLDELDTDQLLEAELEEDENNENAGEDGENDFSPSDDEELANLLEEGDDGEDEDSDADEEVELILGDTDSSDNSDLEDDIILSLNE; encoded by the exons GATGTCCGAGCTGATTGAGAAAGAGACTGAAGAGTACCGCAAAGGGGATCCAGACCCATTTGATGACCGACACCCAG GTCGAGCGGACCCAGAGTGCATGCTTGGTCACTTACTGAGGATACTTTTCAAGAATGATGATTTCATGAACGCG CTAGTGAATGCTTATGTGATGACAAGCAGAGAACCTCCATTAAACACTGCTGCCTGCCGACTTCTTCTGGATATCATGCCGGGACTGGAAACAGCTGTTGTCTTTCAGGAAAAG GAAGGCATAGTTGAAAATCTCTTCAAGTGGGCGCGAGAGGCTGATCAGCCACTAAGGACATATGCAACGGGGCTGTTAGGAGGAGCTATGGAAAACCAAGATATTGCTGCAAATTACAGGGACGAGAACTCACAATTG gTGGCTTTGGTGCTTCGACGGCTACGAGAGTTACAGGTTACTGAAATGactacaaaacaagaaaacaagcgTCCCAGTCCTCGGAAAGTGCCATCAGATCCTCTGCTGCCTCTAGATGAAGAGGCTGTGGATATGGATTATGGGGAGATGGCAGTAGATGGAGAGCAAGAGGAGGTTTCTGGTGATATGGAGATCTCCTTTCATCTTGATTCAAGTCACAAGACCAGTAGCAGAGTAAACTCTGCTACAAAGCTAGATGATGGGGgactgagaaaaagcaaatcagGGAAACAGCATGAAAGAGATGGCTTCCGGAAGGCCAAGCAAAAGCTGGGCTTCTCTGCTTCGGAACCAGAGCGGATGTTTGTTGAACTGTCCAACAGCAGCTGGTCTGAAATGTCCCCGTGGGTGATTGGCACTAATTATACACTTTACCCTTTGACTCCCGCCATAGAGCAGAGGCTAATTCTTCAGTACCTGACTCCCTTAGGGGAGTACCAAGAG CTACTACCCATCTTTATGCAACTGGGATCAAGGGAGCTGATGATGTACTACATTGATTTGAAGCGAACCAACGATGTGCTGCTCACTTTTGAAGCCCTTAAG CATTTGGCATCATTGCTGCTGCACAACAAGTTTGCAACGGAGTTTGTTGCTCATGGAGGAGTGCAAAAGTTGCTGGAGATTCCTCGTCCTTCCATGGCAGCAACAGGGGTCTCCATGTGCTTATATTATTTGTCTTACAATCAAGATGCCATGGAGAGG GTGTGCATGCACCCCCATAATGTGCTTTCAGATGTAGTAAACTATACCTTATGGCTAATGGAGTGCTCCCATGCCTCGGGCTGCTGCCATGCTACCATGTTCTTCTCCATTTGCTTCTCCTTCCGTGCTGTCCTGGAGCTCTTTGACAGGCATGATGGCCTTCGACGCCTGGTTAACCTG ATAAGCACTCTTGAGATCTTAAACCTGGAAGACCAAGGAGCCCTCCTGAGTGATGATGAGATCTTTGCCAGTCGCCAGACTGGGAAACACACCTGCATGGCCTTGCGTAGATACTTTGAGGCTCACCTTGCTATCAAACTTGAACAGGTGAAGCAGTCACTCCAGCGTACTGAAGGAGGCATTCTGGTCCATCCACAGCCCCCCTACAAG GCCTGTTCGTATACACATGAGCAGATTGTAGAGATGATGGAGTTCCTGATAGAGTATGGTCCAGCACAGCTCTACTGGGAGCCAgcagaagtttttcttaaattgtcTTGTGTCCAACTCATGCTTCAGCTCATTTCCATAGCATGCAACTGGAAGACTTACTATGCAAG GAATGACACAGTACGGTATGCTTTGGATGTACTAGCTATCCTGACTGTGGTTCCTAAGATCCAGTTGCAGCTGGCAGAACCTGTGGATGTGTTAGATGAAGCTGGATCTACTGTTTCCACTGTGG GTATTAGTATCATCCTTGGAGTTGCTGAGGGTGAATTTTTCATCCATGATGCTGAGATTCAGAAATCAGCCCTTCAGATCATCATCAATTGTGTATGTGGCCCAGACAATCGGATCTCCAGTATTGGCAAATTCATCTCTGGAACTCCTCGGCGAAAGCTTCCTCAGGCCCCCAAGAGCAGTGAGCACACGTTAGCTAAGATGTGGAATGTGGTACAGTCCAACAATGGCATCAAAGTGCTGCTGTCATTGCTCTCTATAAAGATGCCAATCACAGACGCAGATCAGATCCGAGCATTAGCCTGCAAAGCCTTGGTGGGGCTCTCACGGAGCAGTACTGTCCGGCAGATTATCAGCAAGCTTCCCCTCTTCAGCAGCTGTCAAATTCAGCAGCTGATGAAAGAACCAGTGCTTCAGGACAAGCGCAGCGAGCATGTGAAGTTCTGCAAATACGCTGCTGAGCTGATAGAGCGTGTCTCGGGGAAGCCATTGCTGATTGGCACAGACGTCTCTCTGGCTCGGTTGCAAAAAGCTGATGTGGTGGCCCAATCAAGGATCACGTTTCCTGagaaggagctgctgctcctgatTCGGAACCATCTCATCTCTAAGGGCCTAGGAGAAACTGCATCTGTCCTCACTAAAGAGGCTGACCTACCCATGACTGCAGCATCTCATTCATCTGCCTTCACCCCTGTTGCGgctgctgcctctcctgtgACCCTGCCTCGCACTCCTCGCATAGCTAACGGCATCTCAGCCCGTTTGAGTAGCCACGCTTCTGTAGGTTCCACTGCCGCCTCTGTCCATGCTCAGGCAAGGCCATCTGCATCCCAAGGTCCACTTGCCCTTCCAGGCCCTTCTTATGCCAGCAACTCTCCTCTGATTGGCAGGATTAGCTTTGTCAGGGAGAGGCCATCTCCCTGCAATGGCAGAAAAATCAGAGTGTTGCGACAAAAATCGGACCATGGCGCCTACAGCCAGAGCCCAGCTATCAAAAAGCAGCTGGACAGAcaccttccttccccacccacGCTGGACAGTATAATCACAGAGTACCTTAGGGAGCAGCATGCCCGCTGCAAGAACCCTGTTGCCACCTgtccccctttctctctctttactCCCCACCAGTGTCCTGAGCCAAAACAGAGGCGCCAAGCGCCAACTAACTTTACCTCACGGCTGACCCGCAGGGCAGCCTTTCCGAAGTACGGAGGGGTGGATGGTGGCTGCTTTGATAGACACCTTATATTTAGcag GTTCCGTCCAATTTCTGTGTTCAGGGAAGCAAATGAGGATGAGAGTGGCTTTACCTGTTGTGCGTTTTCTGCAAGAGAACGATTCTTAATGCTGGGTACTTGCACGGGGCAGTTGAAACTCTATAACGTATTCAGTGGACAGGAGGAGGCCAGTTACAACTGCCATAACTCTGCCATCACGCACCTTGAGCCATCCAGG GATGGATCTTTATTGCTGACATCTGCTACGTGGAGCCAACCTCTGTCTGCATTGTGGGGAATGAAGTCTGTCTTTGATATGAA GCATTCCTTCCCTGATGACCACTACGTGGAGTTCAGCAAGCACTCTCAGGATAGGGTCATTGGCACAAAAGGAGACATTGCCCAT ATCTATGATATTCAGACTGGCAACAAGCTATTGACTCTGTTTAACCCAGATCTTGCCAACAACTACAAGAAGAACTGTGCCACCTTTAACCCCACTGATGACCTTGTCCTAAATGATGGTGTCCTCTGGGATGTCAGATCGGCACAAGCCATCCACAAGTTTGACAAATTCAACATGACCATCAGTGGTGTTTTCCATCCCAATGGGCTAGAGGTCATAGTCAACACAGAAATT TGGGACCTCCGAACTTTCCATTTGTTACACACAGTACCTGCACTGGATCAGTGTCGTGTGGTCTTCAACTATACTGGCACAGTTATGTATGGAG CTATGTTGCAGGCAGATGACGAAGATGACCTTCTGGAGGAGAGAATGAGAAGTCCTTTTGGCTCTTCTTTCAGGACATTTAATGCAACTGATTATAAACCTATAG CTACCATAGATGTAAAGCGGAATATCTTTGACTTGTGCACAGACAGCAAGGACTGCTATCTGGCTGTCATTGAG AATCAAGGGAGCATGGATGCCATGAACATGGATACAGTTTGCAGACTGTATGAAGTGGGCAGGCAGCGTTTGGCAGAAgatgaagaggatgaagaagaaGATCAG CTGACTTCACCTTTTTCCAAAGAATGCCAGAAG